One genomic window of Salmo salar chromosome ssa12, Ssal_v3.1, whole genome shotgun sequence includes the following:
- the LOC106590024 gene encoding RING finger protein 11 — protein sequence MGNCLSSQGADDLSLLNESQEASVPGEPPPPYQERVQAPVYHPTPSQTCLASQLTEEEQVRIAQRIGLIHHLPRGIFDPGSEPSDKKVKECAICMNDFEYGDPIRFLPCLHIYHVDCIDTWLMRSFTCPSCMEPVDAALLSSYETN from the exons ATGGGGAACTGTTTGTCTTCGCAAGGCGCCGACGACTTGTCTCTCCTCAACGAGTCCCAGGAAGCCAGTGTTCCAGGGGAGCCTCCACCGCCTTACCAG GAGCGTGTCCAAGCGCCAGTGTACCACCCCACCCCGAGTCAGACGTGCCTGGCCAGCCAACTGACAGAGGAGGAGCAGGTCCGTATCGCCCAGCGGATTGGCCTCATCCACCACCTCCCCAGAGGCATCTTCGACCCCGGCTCTGAGCCCTCTGACAAGAAAGTCAAAGA GTGTGCGATCTGCATGAATGACTTTGAGTACGGCGACCCCATCCGGTTCCTTCCCTGCCTGCACATCTACCACGTGGACTGCATTGACACCTGGCTGATGAGGTCCTTTACCTGTCCTTCCTGTATGGAGCCTGTGGATGCCGCCCTGCTCTCCTCCTATGAGACCAACtga